A genomic segment from Salmo trutta chromosome 38, fSalTru1.1, whole genome shotgun sequence encodes:
- the LOC115178490 gene encoding zinc finger protein OZF-like, which translates to MSSLNYSLPAKEEEVCWTEKESLAKEEKEEEAVTVKQEVEDEAVTVKEEEKDVTVKEEESFRLKEEKEQDAVFGVKEEEGEITVTLDEEEGELEKTGNLITTGERPDSYSDSSKTPSGEPEPELSKPARQHHCSQCGKKYTRLWNLKRHERTHTGENPFQCCQCGMCFTRLGYLKDHKRTHTGEKPYHCSQCGKSCSQLGNLRTHERIHIGEKLNQCTKCRKRFSSSEYLKIHKRIHSGETPYHCSQCAKSFTRLGSLKRHERTHTGKKSFHCSMCGKCFTELGNLKKHERTHSGEMSSFSSLDYLKKHKIIHSGVPPYQCSDCGKRFSRLNHLRRHERTHSGEKPYQCSQCGKSFTQAAHLKYHKRTHTGEKPYHCSQCGKNFTMSCNLKKHERIHSGDKPYQCAQCGKMFTQLGDMKKHKRIHTGEKPYHCSHCGKRFTSSGDLKKHKRTHRRKTLSLLPVWKEFLRVK; encoded by the exons atgagttcactaaactactccctccctgctaaagaagaggaggtctgctggacagaGAAAGAATCTCTCGCgaaagaagagaaggaagaaGAAGCTGTCACAgttaaacaagaagtagaggatgaggctgttacagtgaaagaagaagagaaagacgttacagtgaaagaagaagaatcGTTCAGGTTGAAGGAGGAGAAAGAGCAGGATGCAGtgtttggagtgaaagaggaggagggggagattactgtcacattggatgaggaagagggagaatTAGAGAAGACTGGAAATCTGATTACCACCG gagagagaccagactcttaCTCTGACAGCAGCAAGACTCCTTCAGGCGAACCAGAGCCAGAGCTGTCCAAACCAGCGAGACAACACCACTGTTCTCAGTGTGGAAAGAAATATACCAGGTTATggaacctgaaaaggcatgagagaacacacacaggagaaaatccTTTCCAATGCTGCCAGTGTGGAATGTGTTTTACCCGGTTAGGGTACCTTAAAGACcataagagaacacacacaggagagaagccttaccactgctctcagtgtgggaagagttgcTCCCAGTTAGGGAATTTGAGaacacatgagagaatacacataGGAGAGAAGCTTAACCAATGCACTAAATGTAGAAAGAGATTTTCCTCTTCCGAATACCTGAaaatacataagagaatacactcagGCGAGACACCTTATCACTGTTCTCAGTGTGCAAAGAGTTTTACCCGATTAGGGTCCCTGAAAcgacatgagagaacacacacagggaaaaAGTCTTTCCACTGCTCCATGTGTGGAAAGTGTTTTACTGAGTTAGGCAACCTGAAAAAACATGAGAGGACACACTCAGGAGAAATGTCTAGTTTTTCCTCATTGGATTATctgaaaaaacataaaataattcACTCTGGAGTACCACCTTACCAGTGCtcagactgtgggaagagatttagcCGATTAAACCACCTGAGACGGCATGAGAGAACACACTCAGGAGAGAAGCCCTACCaatgctcccaatgtggaaagagttttacccaagCTGCACACTTAAAATACCataaaagaacacacacaggagaaaaaccttaccattgctcccagtgtggaaagaatttcaccatgtcatgtaacctgaaaaaacatgagagaatacactcaGGAGACAAGCCCTATCAATGCGCCCAGTGTGGAAAAATGTTTACCCAGCTAGGGGACATGAAaaaacataagagaatacacacaggagaaaaaccctaccactgctcccactgtgggaAAAGATTTACCTCATCAGGGGACCTGAAAAAGCATAAGaggacacacaggagaaaaaccttatcattgctcccagtgtggaaagagtttctcagAGTCAAGTAA